TCATGACTTTGTGGATTACGaacttgaaattttgaattctgATTAGAAAAGGTGTTATTAATAGTGTTTTAACTTTCCCAAATCATTACCAGGGAATAACATATACATGTGTGTTGCTGAGTCAACACAGCGATGGCTCGGGCGAGTTTGGCTGGTTGACTCACCACATAATGTACCTTATGGGGACTGTGAGTGAGATAAAAGTGGTGGACCAGATCCTCCTTATTGCACCTCAATTCCTCtgattttattatctaaatctagttttgtttgtttacttGTTTTAGTTGAAAGCTAATTTGCAACTTTCGTGTATGTGTCTAACCAGCACTGGAAAGTTTTAAAGCTTTCTCTCTCGTGTCTCTGAttgagtatttttctttttcttcttctttttgttttgttttatttaattttggtttaattggAGAAAGTTGGttctaattaaaaaagtaatatggGTGTGTTAGCATGTGACAGTGATGTGCGTGATGGAAATGGGTGTGGTGACTCAGATTCCATGGTTGGGTACAATGTGTCCAATTTTCTTGCACATGAGCCTTTGTATCAGACGTTAATTTAAACGAAAAAGGTTTCCTTGGGCTACAAAGGATAATAATCACACTCTGCATATTAAACGTTGGGTCATCATCATGTAGGGTGAGCATGCACATGTATGGAGATGTTTGTATGAATGATAGAAGACATGTGGAAAGGGAAGGGGTTGTTGCCTTTTAGTAATTCCTTTTCAACTACTCGTGTTTTTTAATTCCCCAAATTGGTAACAATGTTTGTGCAAATGATGATTATGGATAATTGTTTTGACAAGGCTACTTTTCCAGATAACGTTTGAGCTAACAGTGAAGCAATTGATGAGCTTTGACCCTGATCAATGGACTGAAAGTTTAAGGAAAGAGTATGTTCTTGTCATTGAAGGCTTCTTCACTCTCCCTTTACCTCTCTTCTCCACCACATACCGGAGAGCCATCAAGGTTTCCTTATCCTTTTCAAAACGTTTCATGGGTTAATCACAATGTTAAATCTTTTTAGTATGTGATTAGTGAATATGAATTGAGTTTGCAGGCAAGAACAAAGGTGGCAGAGGCACTGACGTTGGTAGTGAGGCAGAGGCGAGAAGAGTATAACGAAGGGAAAGGGAAAAAGAGTGACATGCTAGGGGCACTGTTGGCCTCCGGTGACCACTTTTCTGACGAGCAAATAGTGGATTTCCTTTTGGCTTTGCTCGTCGCCGGTTACGAGACCACCTCTACCATAATGACTCTTGCAGTCAAGTTCCTCACTGAGACTCCTCTGGCTTTGGCACAGCTCAAGGTACGTGACAAACCTAAGCACTCACCATACTACTATTACCTTATTTATATGATCATCAGAATATTCGTTACTGTctttatatgttttgtttacGTAAAACATGATTCCacaaatatcttaatttttaagcaattttgtttttattataattctgGAATTTTGATGAgatgatttgatttgatttgggtTTTCTTGACCGAATGGTTGTGGCTGCAAGCAACCCCACCACCCTGTCTATGTCCATGACCACCGCCACTCCACCGTGTGTGGTGTGCTTCCGTTGGAACCTCGTTTTCGTTATCTGATCCTTTATACTCTGTCTCCACCTCCACCGGGATTGACTTTTCCTTCTAATAAACGCCCATTCTAAACATTAATTATGGAAAGGTATTTtgcttaaaaattaaaatggcTGAGACAAGGTTACTACCTCCTCAAGATTATTCTACGCCTACATAAATATACTActgctatttttattttttggaataattctatcttttcatgaataaaagaaataactgaTTTGAGAACGTATTAAGAAGGAAAATACATGCTTTATTGGAAGActcaattattttgaaaagttattttatttctaaaattgcagttattttagaataattttagaatagaAGTAGTAACTgagagtttttttcttttatattcaaatGATCGTATGTTATTACTCTCTATTGTTAAATATcatggttttatttttattactcttGCATTCCATCGGTCATAATTATGGGAaggaattattttttatctgttgaatttttaaatatatattattatactattatgtgtcttctaattttaaatattttaaatgtacaTTTATGGTATTAGATGGAAAGAGGAaagataaattaagaaatggtATATAAACCTTTTATTCTACAAACTaatcttacaaatataaaagatgCAAAATAAAGAAGTAAATTCTTTATCGTGATTTCTGACTATATTATGACAATCATTAGGAAAACCAAATTTTGTGAAGTTGTTTATAAAAGAAATGGTCAGTTCTATAATCCAAATTTGGAAAAGTATGTCTATGAAGTTGTAATTAATGTaggatttcttttttgttttccctAGGACACTGGCAGACACAGGAAAAGGATTATATGTCtggtttttgttgttttgtgcaCGTAAAACATAAATACTGAATTGAAACCCTGTAGTTAAAGCCTGGGTCTTTCAAATTTTCACCATAGACAGAAAAGAGATGGTGAATATGGGGAGGTTTTGGTGGTGAGATTGAGATGGTGATCTATCCAAGGTCATTTCACCATTGACTCCATATTTTCATTTCACCATCAATGATTCTTACTCACCGCCCGTGTCCAAGTCCTTTGTCATTTTGTGTCATGATCCATATCACACTATACTTGACATCGCAACAAAATCCCAACACAAGTGCTTTCAAATAATTGGATCttctaaatatattacaaacacTTTGATTTTTATATACGTGGAGAGATAATCTtttattagaaaagaaaaatctttatAGCCAGGATTTGGTTCAACAGGGGAAATAAATGATGGTGTGAAAACGTAGTAGAAAAGTagacaagaaaaaaaagtcaCAGGAGACAATGGTGGAACCAAGAGGCAAAATTATTACATTCAAACCTCACGCTTGGTATTGGTCTTTTTGACCTGATCACGGCCGTGTGTGGTGCGGAAAGACGGAAAGGCCCTTGCCACCGTGCGTCTGCTTCTGCTTCTGAATCATCTGCTGCACTCTGCAGAAAGTACTTTTTGTGTTTGCAGAACTTGTTTTGCCGTGGACTTATCTCCTTGGACCTCTCGGTCCCATGCTCATGTCTGGGAATTCGTGTGGCTCTAATTTCAACGCCTATTTATGATCACACGTTCGTAGTTAAGTGAAAGGTGACAGTGTCATCTTAGTCTCAAACCCCACGTGGAGGATGACTATAACCTTGACTCCTTCAACTATTTGCAATAGCAGTAAATTCATTTGGATTTAATCTGGTATCAGCATGTTAATCAGGATAACTTTTTCCTTAATCTCACATTAGTCTGTGTTCATACTGTTGATCCATCTATAAACAACATATAACCGAGATTTTTAATGTGGCCGTTAATTAATAACACACAATTAACAATAAAACCGTCTCTGTCTTTGACACTGGACTGTTTTTTTAGACTTTGATTGTGTTATTTACAGGAAGAGCATGACCAAATCAGAGCAAGGAGTGACCCCGGGGCTCCACTGGAATGGACAGATTACAAGTCAATGGTTTTTACCCAACATGTAAGTATACAGTATATACATATTACCTCAATGCTGaatgtaaaatgaaattaacagTATAAGGATGTCGAACAACAGCTACTATTGATTTTGTCGGTGTTTTAAATCATGTCCTTTCCTTGTTTTTTAATCATTTGTGCAATACAGGTTGTGAATGAGACCTTGAGGGTGGCAAACATAATTGGTGGGATATTTAGAAGAGCAACTACAGACATCAACATAAAAGGTATAACCCACAACAAAAAGGTTGTCGAATTTAGCCTATGAGAAAATGCACATTGCAATTTACCTACTGCAACAAAATTTGAATGCCGTACTTGTAATAGGTTATACTATTCCTAAGGGATGGAAGGTCTTTGCATCATTTCGTGCTGTACATCTGAATCCTGAATATTACAAAGATGCACGAACCTTCAACCCCTGGAGATGGCAGGTACTTCAGTCGTTATCACTAATCTGAGTTCggtctcaaataaatttttgttcttgtcACTTACCAGTGATCAAAATTTATCAGAGTAACTCATCGGAAGCAGCAAACCCTGCAAATGTTTATACACCTTTTGGTGGAGGGCCACGGTTGTGCCCTGGTTATGAGCTAGCCAGAGTTGTACTTTCTGTCTTCCTTCACCGCTTTGTCACCCGCTTCAGGTACGAACATTATGCATGTTAATTATGCTGCACGTgttaagaatttaatttttttatctatttctaaTTTCGTGCTTTgaattcatggcagttgggttCCTGCCGAGGAAGATAAGTTGGTGTTTTTCCCAACAACTAGGACGCAGAAGAGGTACCCTATTATTGTCAAGCGTAGAAGTGCAAACCATGTATAGCAACATGAGAAATTAAGACAGTAAGAGGTAGAGAAGACACAGAGGAAGCTCAGCGTAGATCAATTTAATAAGTTCATCTTCatcatatatgaataaataattaaattatttttcagtttaGCAATTCATATATGATTTTAGTTAGTTCTTTTTCCAAAAAGTTTGCAATAAATTTGGCACAGTTTCGACATGCTTTAATTATAACCTGCAATGGTTTTATCGATACCTAAggcattaaattaaaaagaaaaatattacgAATATCACTAATCAATATGTGTATGAGAGCTCGTAAAACAGGGAActatatttgatttataatatatatcatgaACTTTTTTTCCGTgttaagataaataataaatgttattttttttttgtaaaaattttgaatgattatttTGAGAAtacactaaaaataaaaaatgtttattaaaactatacagataaaaaaaaattgtagttgAAATTTAGATacagttttcattttttcaattGCTTTCAAGCACAATGATCATACTGGGCCAAACAGAGAAAAAAGGGCCTTATCGTGCTAATTTATTGCATGgataaaatcaacaaataaaataaaaataaactgtGATGGGCCCCTATGTTTTATGAATTCCAATGCTTAGAGTGTTTCTCCCTACGTCACCACATGTTTCTTCTTATACCATTATATTCCACAAATATccctcaaataaaattaaactaccGGTGGTCTCATTGGCCTCAAAAGAAATGAGAGTTTCGTTGAGTCTTCGATGGatgtttatatttgttaaagttaaaagCTAAACATATTTCTATTTTCGTTGAGGTTTCCACCGCTTTCTCTTTTTCACACAAAGTACATAAAACATACACAACAACACATATGTCAAAAGGAAGAGGGAAAGAaagaattaagaaaatgaaacgTGGGGTAAGAGTGTGGTGGAGTCATGGAGTGAGAAGGGTGTGGTGGTGTAGGCCTCTTAATTGAAATGTATTGGACCTGGACGTCTTTCATGACCAATCCAAAgttatatttctttatatatctaattttatatataactaatcCAAATAATATAAATCTAAATACATTTCAATTAAGAtatatatctaattttattGGACCTGGACGTCTTTCATGACCAATCCAAAGttataaatctaattttatatataactttcaGAAAggtaaattttaacaattagcTCATGCACCAATTATTTAGTCAAAAATCggtttaaaaagatataaaaacatcattgttcattgtttgaaaaatatataaaaacaaagtttCTAATTGTCGCAGTAAGAGTCACCGTTGTTCATTTAGAAACCTAATTCCTGTGTATCTATTAATCTCACATAATATAAGTATCGagattaaaagtaatttatatacATCTTATCTTTTGAAGTGTCTCTTTTACGAATATAGTAATTTATTCTAACAGACCTATCTTGTACACTCGACGTTGgaacatttataatttaatctatGCTGAACATTGAAAACTACTCTGCGTTATTTATTCAAAAGGACTGTACAGGCGCTATCTGTTGTTGCTTAGAATTGCCTGTGTGTTTTACTATTCGAGTTTGTTTCAGCATCTCTCTTCAggaaattattttctaaaagcttttgttgttttatttttcaagatGTTGGCGCATAAATAAATAGAACGGGTATATTCGTCaacaatttcaattacaattaGACTGTAAAATAATAGAACTAAACAAAGACTGTCTAGAAGAATAAAACTAAACCAAACTCTGTAAAACAAAACTAATctgcgttaaaaaaattgaacaggTTCAAAATGTCTGAACCAAACTACTCCTGTTTAGATTTTAGAATTGATTTTTCTCTAAATTAAACTGTTTAAACTTATTTGTACTTTgtgtaattcaaaaatatatataaaaaaaaggggtTCCAAAATAAGATTTATGTTTGAAGTATTTCGACAATTTAGATTGTTCAACCAATTTATATAATTCAGTTAAATTCAATATGTCCGAATTACGTAATTCAGTTTAGTTATGTTTAATTCATCCATTTTACTCAttgctatttttattttatttttacattcataTATAGCCGGAGATTGTTCACCAAGGGATGTTAAGGACCCGTACAGCTCATACAAcagaacaaattcaaataaatgattttttgaaTAACTCTAATTTCCATGAAGGCAATTGAAAAGCCAGTCTCTTGTATGTTCCATTGTAATCAGAATGGAAATACCATGGATTCCTAGCATTTCTTCTCTGCAAACACTGACAATGAAAAGGGAGCTCGGTACAAGTATACGACAGATTTTGCTACCTTCTTTTTCCTATTGATGTTGACATGAAGGTATTTTCTAATGTAAATATGTCAACTTCACTCCCAAATTTTGGAGACAATTGGAGGTGACTAAACTAGTGGAGTGCAGCAACAGGATCATAATAGAAACCTCACCGGTCCAGATAAGAAAGCAGATACCACAGGACGGTTTTAGGGCAAAGGCAGGCTTGATTCTCTGCCGCTacttctttctttgtttttcaatGTAGACTCCACAAGTTTAACTTTCTTTGAATTCTCAGTATTTACCAGTGAGAGTTTTTCAAGAGACGATTTGAGCATGGATATCTGACTGTCTACAGCATTAATTTTCTTCCCAGCTGTTTTCTGTTGCTGATTAGCTTTCGAAGCTTGCAAGTGCCTTCTCAGCCTTGCACTTACCGCATCAACAGAAGAATGCAAAGCATCCAACTCAACTTCCTTAAAGCGGTCTGGAAAACAAGGATGATTTAGtgcttttgaaaaaaattctcAGTAGACAGAAAGAAATGACAATAGATGATGCAGAATAGGGAATGATGCATCAGGCAAAGGAAAAGAGATAGAAAGTAAACATGTCTAGATTCAGAAAGAGCTCTTGTGAAAAGCATACTATTATTGCAAACCATTAAGTTTATGTATATACTTCTTCATAAaaacttgtaaaaaaaataaaattagaaagtaaaatgaataaaacatcTATAAACTATCAACTTATGCAATTAATTTGTATCATAACTTTCATCTAACCTTTTTagaaattacaatatataagctGATTTTAATCTATTAGAAAAACTTCATTTTTTCTCCTATATAAGTATTAATTTTATCCGATCAGGATTTATGTATGAATCTGTTGGAAAAtgtattcaaaattttatgaacAGTAAGTACTGAAGACAAAGGGATCAAACATCCATTACCAAGCTCCGATTTAAACTGCCGCTCTGCTCTGGACAGCGGTTTTTTGTGAGCACAAGGTAAGTTCCTTAATTGTTGCAAGCGCTCTTCCAAAGAATTGTGCATTTGAATAGCACGACCTAACCTTTTCTGTAATATAGCCTCTTTCTTCTCAACGTTCAAAAGTTTCTGCTGTGCTTCGCCTAAGCGAGAATGTTGGtcattaatgattttattcaaCTGAGGTGCGTGATGCTTGAGCTCCAGGTACACCTATTATGACAAAATGCAATGGAAGAGATCCAacagttattataaaaattatagcTGATTTTAGAAATCCCCTATAGAGTACATAGGATATAGAATAGAAAActaatgaattaaattatattgaactACTTCGGTTGACACATTAACATGCAATGTCTATTTTTTCCTAAAGCGATCTTCTAGTGAAAATATATTGCTCAAGTAGTAGTAACTTGGATGAATCAGAATCAAGAAGAAAAGCCTGGAACACTATGGTAGTCCTACCTTATGTCCATACTCCACATAAGTTTCATGAAACAGCTTGAAATACTGATGTAATGTTGATCGACCTTCAATTGAATCAGCTGCAACAGAACGCAAACTTGGAGAGGCATGGGGAACAAGTACCTCCTTCGGTCCACTAAGTAGTTCTTTGCTAATTATTGTTGGTATATCCCTCTCCTTTGATTCCCCCTCTGATGAAATGGGTTTCTTCTCCATATCAATGCTTACAGGAAGCAAGAGATTCCAACTTTTCATCTCAAGCACAACACACTCAAGAGAAAGTGTAATAGATACAATCCATGAATATCCAAATGAATCCGATAAAGACACAAAGCCACAAAATGAGGGTTCTGAGGTGTATCCACTCTGGCAAGTATTTAACACAGGGTGCACAGACGGTGTCTTCATTGTATCATCCTTGCCATTCGACTGACTtgtaaaaggaagaaaatgtaAAACTATCGAGTCAATCCCTCCATCATGAAGGGAAAATATTCTTTCTGGCATAAGCATATCAATGAACAAAGAAATATTATAACCACTTTCTGCTCTTCGTGGTAGAGCCAAATCAACAATAGCCAGTCTCAGCAAAGGGGGTGGATTACCCAACCAGGCATTATGATCAACCTTCCCCAAACTGCTGCAGGTAATTGACTCACAAATCATAGCAAGGCCAAGAATTTGGTCATGGGAATCAACACGGAGACGAGGCGGACTACCAACACACCAGACAGGTTGGATCTCATCGGCAAGAGCATCTATTTGCAATTGCCCACCACTCCAGGCAGTAACCAAAATTGAGTCTTTGCTGACTAAATTGTAGAGAAAACTAACTGCACGACCTTCACATTCTGTACTACAACCTACTGAATCTCCATTTCCATCCTGACCTACTCTTTGCAGAGGTCCCTACAAATTCAAAAACATAACATACAATCATATTATGTAACACTGCCACTGATGGAACAATCTGACAGGCACTTTCCCATCTATTGATAACACAGCCGACAAAAGTCTAGTTCATAGTATATGTATACCTGCAAGACAAGAGAAGCATCAAACAAAGAATAAGCATGAGCTCTTAGCAAGGACAGGCTGTCTCCTTCAGTATCTTGGTTCTGTAACTCAGGAAATGATGCTTCTAACCAGGAAATTGCCAACTTTGAATTACTCGCAGCAACAGGGTTGGCTGATATTATTCCAAATGTGTGAGCATCATTGTATATTTCTACCAAAGACTCACATTTGAAGAGACTGTGGAGAACCAGAGAAAACAGTCACGGATTAGAAAATATCTGAGTAGGTTACAagtattttctataaataactTCATCTATCATGAAACAACAACCATTAAAAAATGGCCAAAAGACATTAAGGTTTCATTTGGGTAAACCGTTGAAGTAGGCAATTATTGAATAAGTTCTTATACAAGTTGATTCCATAGTTGAAGAGGAAATAAggttaattattttcatattctcTCCCAGATATCCATACAAATGCTTATGTCGCTATATATGCTTTTTTCAAACGTAACCATAATGCAGCAAGTACTGATGATATTTCTGTAGTACAAGAGAGAGAGATAAAATAAGAGCAGTAAAATACCTTCCAAATGGCACAACTGGGCAAAGTACATAGATAGCCCCATTACTGAACAAAACAAATACCTGTTGAGTAgcacaataaataaaatgtttaaaactaATATGTAACGTCAGTAGATAATGTAAAATGGACCAAAAAAACAATACTTagtagttaaataaaaataatatcagaACTTACACTGAACCTGTCCCATAAATGGTCAcccccaaaaaaaaaatcaactggGCAAACTGATGAGGCATTTCTAAATCTACCAGGCTCGACAGGCTGTAAATAATATTCTTGCTCTGGTTGCAAAGGATCCACAGCAAGGTTGAAAAGTCTACAAAAATGAGTTTGCAATTAGAGGGAAACACGACCACATAACTCAGTTAAATAACGTCTTATCCAACCAAGAAAGAACAGACatacacaaaataaaacaaaaggcaTCAGTACGAAATTTTGATGTTAAAACAAGTACACacctattatatttttatgactaCGGACCGTATTGTGCACGTGAAACTAATCCAATCAAATTccaagaaaatgaaatttaaaactaatgataaaatttaactattagATATAAGGATGAACAAAATTAGCAAAGACTTAAAAACCAATAGCTggatgaaaattttcattttcttatgaCAAATGGGATGGGAGCCTATATCCGCTAGACTTGTTATACTCTCATACTAATGTAGATAATAGGATTAGAAAGACTACGCAATTTaccatgaaatttttttaacctaTTACAATACCAAGCTGATATATTTATTCCCTTGTAAAATTGTAGCCTTTCATTTTCTAAAGTTCAGCATTGCATTTGAAGCCATTCCAACAGCAATATCTTTCCAGTCTAGCATAAACCAAGATGACCCATTGAATATCCAAAATCCATGCTTTATATGTCACACCATAgtaaataatattcaatattCTACCTCGTTATAAAAATAGCTTACCTGAAAACTGAGTCAGAAGAAAGAATCCCCAAATGAGTATCACTGTAAGGGTGCCATAATGCTTGTAACACCCGAATATCATTGCCACCAGTGGAATATGTCTGAGAACCAACAGTAATAGTCCTGCAACAAGATATCCagaaaaaaaagggttaaaaaCTCTACGATGGTAAGGAAAAGCTCACAACTCCagcaacataaaaaaaattgcacaCACTCATTATAGTTTAGAGTATTGATACGTTGAGAAACCTGAATAGTTTATATATCTAATTGACGCTCTTCCCTTCTCTCTATCTCCCTTTTCATCATATCGTATCATATCTACCTTTCTTTCCCGCCTATCTCTATCCCTCCCTGGGTATCTAGCTCAAGCAGCACATACGTGTCCCTCGATCAATTTTCCTATAATTTATAACCATAACCTTCTTCCTATGCAATGCAACTcaagaataaattagaaaatcCGATAAACATAAATcgaaaacaataaatatttaagaaaaaactaaGATTATCCGGTAGCAGAGAAAAAGCATATTATAGTAGTAAATTCAACTTGCAATTGTACCTGCAAATCAAGTTCACGTCCTTCTTAGATGCGCGTCCGTAAAGATACATAACAGAGAGCGTTTCGGAACCGAAAAGAAGTATCGCTGTTCCGTTCCTGTTGACGGAGATTTTGTGGACGTCGAAATCGAGCTCGGCGTCTGCTTGCAACACCTGTTTCAAATTCCATAACGAATTACCATACATTGGATTCCGTTCTaaatgcacacacacacacacacacacacacacagagagagagagagagagagagagagagagagagataccTTCGAGGGAGAAGAGGCGAGGACGGAAGAGGGATCGGGGTCGCCAAGTCGGAGAGATAGGCGGTGAAGAATGCGGCTGTTCGTGTCCCAGAAGTAGAGGCGCGATGCTCCGTCCCAGGCCAGGAGATTCCGGTAACCACCAACGGTGGCGCCGCCGTGTGCGGTGAAGAGAGGGTGCTTGGCAAGTGGGACCCACTCGACTTCGTCTTTGGGAGTTTGGGAGCGGCTTGGGCTCGGCTCCGAGCTCGGCTCCAACGTGATTCTCATCGTTGTTGCTGTCTTGTGCTTCCTTCTTTCTTCCTTAGAGTTTTACTTTCACAGTTCGAACCCTCGCTGCTTTTCTTTCCGGCAGGGTGGTTCCTCGATGCGTAAGAACGACGTCGTACCAGCTCTTtgcttttgaaaaatttgaaacattttttgttTGTCCTCCTATCTGAGTTGATTGTGGATTGAAGAGGCCCAAAAGACCACATCAGCCCTTTACTCCCTTCACCACCATACACTCTCTACAcctccttatttttttttaattccaaaaatattcttatttacttttactctttacttttttaactttttcttaaaacctTAACTTTTAACTCTCTTACTCTAGGAGTGCATTCATATATTGGTGGGAACCATTAATGAAGTGGTTGGAAAtcagaaaaagttaaaaattttaaccaCCACATTAAATATGAACGGgcataaaagaaatgaaaaggtGCAGGAAGCACTGTTTGTGGTGGCGAAGAGAGTACGCTTTCAGCCCTTTTTGGAAGGGAGTAACGCTGTCAGCCCTTTGGAAGATTTATATATTTCAGATGCGGCTTCTTCTTGTATTTTTCTTCATGTACTTcccttttttcttcttgtatCCCATCCAACTTATAATTTCCAAACTAACCctcattaaaattataacagGGAATGAGGGAGGTGCAGGAACTCGATTTATAAGAGAGGATTGGAGGTGAGGAACACACAGCTGAGAGGGAGAGATGCGGctcaagaaaaaattaaaggaaaaatgtCTAGGATTTTGACTTTAACTAAAGGGTAAGATTGgtattttctaataatattttcttttgagttCCTTCCACATTATTTATCTATCACTTGTGAGTTCTCTGAGGCAAAACACttacaaaattcattttcaattaataatgaataaaCTCATATATAATATGAGACACCGCTTTCAActttccttttttatatattgttttcatttagttAACTCATATCAAATGCGATACTTTCAATTTACGCTTAAATTCATAACACATAATTGTTGTATTTGAATGATCAAAATAAGGTAAGGTAATAGTTAGAATGATATTTGAATTCTTTTAAATTGATATGCAATGTTACTGTTACTACTGTTGTACACAT
This sequence is a window from Vigna angularis cultivar LongXiaoDou No.4 chromosome 2, ASM1680809v1, whole genome shotgun sequence. Protein-coding genes within it:
- the LOC108329537 gene encoding nuclear pore complex protein NUP88, with product MRITLEPSSEPSPSRSQTPKDEVEWVPLAKHPLFTAHGGATVGGYRNLLAWDGASRLYFWDTNSRILHRLSLRLGDPDPSSVLASSPSKVLQADAELDFDVHKISVNRNGTAILLFGSETLSVMYLYGRASKKDVNLICRTITVGSQTYSTGGNDIRVLQALWHPYSDTHLGILSSDSVFRLFNLAVDPLQPEQEYYLQPVEPGRFRNASSVCPVDFFFGGDHLWDRFSVFVLFSNGAIYVLCPVVPFGSLFKCESLVEIYNDAHTFGIISANPVAASNSKLAISWLEASFPELQNQDTEGDSLSLLRAHAYSLFDASLVLQGPLQRVGQDGNGDSVGCSTECEGRAVSFLYNLVSKDSILVTAWSGGQLQIDALADEIQPVWCVGSPPRLRVDSHDQILGLAMICESITCSSLGKVDHNAWLGNPPPLLRLAIVDLALPRRAESGYNISLFIDMLMPERIFSLHDGGIDSIVLHFLPFTSQSNGKDDTMKTPSVHPVLNTCQSGYTSEPSFCGFVSLSDSFGYSWIVSITLSLECVVLEMKSWNLLLPVSIDMEKKPISSEGESKERDIPTIISKELLSGPKEVLVPHASPSLRSVAADSIEGRSTLHQYFKLFHETYVEYGHKVYLELKHHAPQLNKIINDQHSRLGEAQQKLLNVEKKEAILQKRLGRAIQMHNSLEERLQQLRNLPCAHKKPLSRAERQFKSELDRFKEVELDALHSSVDAVSARLRRHLQASKANQQQKTAGKKINAVDSQISMLKSSLEKLSLVNTENSKKVKLVESTLKNKERSSGRESSLPLP
- the LOC108329739 gene encoding cytochrome P450 90A1; translated protein: MVSLPTLLLLFAASAAIFLHRALSRRKLRLPPGSYGLPFIGETLQLISAYKSANPEPFMDERVRRYGSIFMTHVFGEATVFSADPELNRFILQNEGKLLDCSYPGSISNLLGKHSLLLMKGALHKRMHSLTMSFANSSILKDHLLHDIDRLIGLNLDTWSDRVTLMDQAKKITFELTVKQLMSFDPDQWTESLRKEYVLVIEGFFTLPLPLFSTTYRRAIKARTKVAEALTLVVRQRREEYNEGKGKKSDMLGALLASGDHFSDEQIVDFLLALLVAGYETTSTIMTLAVKFLTETPLALAQLKEEHDQIRARSDPGAPLEWTDYKSMVFTQHVVNETLRVANIIGGIFRRATTDINIKGYTIPKGWKVFASFRAVHLNPEYYKDARTFNPWRWQSNSSEAANPANVYTPFGGGPRLCPGYELARVVLSVFLHRFVTRFSWVPAEEDKLVFFPTTRTQKRYPIIVKRRSANHV